The following coding sequences lie in one Victivallis lenta genomic window:
- a CDS encoding integrase core domain-containing protein, whose protein sequence is MAGRRSDPYQYHSRIADRLFASSKLGTSTHLRNIPLKPHERASEQFQLESRISAGQDEKSILTHSKAKNHDQKFCSPHLSHGGDCWLTKRLPPFCPMMNSRCENFIRALKTECMDKIIFRTRKQIRLAVTEFLEYWNHYRPHEGLGGKMIQPYPQNPGGNLVEVSFLGGLLHGYKREALAA, encoded by the coding sequence ATGGCTGGAAGACGTTCTGATCCGTATCAATACCACTCCCGCATCGCAGATCGACTCTTTGCTTCCTCAAAACTGGGAACCTCAACCCATCTCCGAAATATCCCGTTAAAGCCACACGAACGCGCCTCTGAGCAATTTCAACTGGAATCCCGCATCTCTGCCGGTCAAGACGAAAAATCCATCCTGACGCATTCAAAGGCAAAAAATCACGACCAAAAATTTTGCTCTCCACACCTATCCCATGGGGGTGACTGTTGGCTTACCAAGCGCTTGCCGCCGTTCTGCCCGATGATGAACAGCCGCTGCGAGAACTTCATTCGCGCCTTGAAAACGGAATGTATGGACAAAATCATATTCAGGACGCGGAAGCAGATTCGGCTTGCCGTTACAGAATTTCTGGAGTATTGGAATCATTACCGTCCGCACGAAGGACTCGGAGGAAAAATGATTCAGCCCTATCCGCAGAATCCCGGCGGCAACCTTGTCGAAGTATCATTCCTCGGCGGCTTGCTTCACGGCTACAAGCGAGAGGCTTTGGCGGCATGA
- a CDS encoding transposase domain-containing protein, with protein MMRIKPDILTLEYPAEIQMRRISIGRRNWLFTGSETGGQNLAILFSFAATCKANAVNYRQWLEDVLIRINTTPASQIDSLLPQNWEPQPISEISR; from the coding sequence ATGATGAGGATAAAGCCGGATATTCTAACATTAGAATATCCCGCTGAGATTCAAATGAGGAGAATTTCAATCGGAAGACGTAACTGGCTTTTCACCGGAAGCGAGACCGGCGGACAGAATCTGGCCATCCTGTTTTCCTTCGCGGCGACCTGCAAGGCCAACGCCGTCAACTACCGTCAATGGCTGGAAGACGTTCTGATCCGTATCAATACCACTCCCGCATCGCAGATCGACTCTTTGCTTCCTCAAAACTGGGAACCTCAACCCATCTCCGAAATATCCCGTTAA
- a CDS encoding IS110 family transposase — protein sequence MTSFVGVDLHRNNFTYCIRENGEEKKIGKCEISDLKGFASLLGKNTVMAVEATGNTFMFCRFLKAHVGRLVVVNPSQFKVISMSTKKTDRHDAKVLAEFLEKDMLPEVRMKDDLQAKISSLTQTREKLVQLRTVLKNKVNNLLAANFIVLKREELSTETGLRKALSFHFDPITDTEMFVVVEQIRSLNQSIEKLDKAIEDHGSKMDGFKNLKSIKGIGSKGAATLLSTIGNIHDFRSSKQLAAYIGIVPRVSNSNDTVCHGRITKNGSKIARTTLVQCALIAKRYSPYLHAFHESVKSRRGGAKANIALARKFLDIVYRTLKNNWMFEDFTQFKLVKN from the coding sequence ATGACAAGTTTTGTGGGAGTGGATTTGCACCGGAACAACTTCACCTATTGTATCCGGGAAAACGGCGAAGAGAAGAAAATCGGCAAGTGCGAAATCAGTGATCTGAAAGGTTTTGCTTCACTGCTCGGAAAGAATACGGTCATGGCGGTGGAGGCGACCGGCAACACGTTTATGTTTTGCCGTTTCCTGAAAGCTCATGTGGGACGGCTTGTAGTGGTGAATCCGTCGCAGTTTAAAGTGATCAGCATGTCCACGAAAAAAACGGACAGGCACGACGCGAAAGTGTTGGCGGAGTTTCTGGAAAAGGATATGCTTCCGGAGGTAAGAATGAAAGACGATTTACAGGCGAAGATTTCAAGTCTGACGCAGACCAGGGAAAAGCTGGTTCAGTTGCGTACCGTCTTGAAAAACAAGGTCAACAATCTGCTGGCCGCCAATTTCATTGTTTTGAAGCGAGAGGAGTTATCCACGGAGACCGGGCTTCGGAAAGCTCTGAGCTTTCACTTTGACCCGATCACCGATACGGAAATGTTCGTGGTCGTCGAACAAATTCGCAGTTTGAATCAAAGCATTGAAAAATTGGATAAGGCGATTGAGGATCATGGCAGTAAGATGGACGGGTTCAAGAACCTGAAATCCATTAAAGGAATCGGATCGAAAGGCGCGGCGACTTTGCTCTCGACAATCGGCAATATCCATGACTTCCGTTCTTCGAAGCAGCTTGCGGCTTATATCGGAATCGTCCCGAGAGTAAGCAATTCAAATGATACGGTCTGTCATGGACGAATCACGAAGAACGGCAGCAAAATCGCCCGGACTACATTGGTTCAATGTGCGCTGATCGCAAAACGGTACAGCCCGTATCTCCATGCCTTTCATGAATCTGTTAAAAGTCGGCGGGGAGGAGCGAAAGCCAATATCGCCTTGGCTCGCAAATTCCTCGATATCGTGTATCGAACATTAAAAAACAATTGGATGTTTGAGGATTTTACTCAATTCAAACTCGTAAAAAATTGA